In one window of Nicotiana tabacum cultivar K326 chromosome 12, ASM71507v2, whole genome shotgun sequence DNA:
- the LOC107784352 gene encoding protein WHAT'S THIS FACTOR 1 homolog, chloroplastic: MSIWRLLWTISTTTTSSISKTSNSTFSQFRQLSTSFLVTKIPKKFRKKRKKKESPRTTLVQTQPNIIPYFENILVRDTHFRFLTKTKEFLSKQPHHVLRLDDAGKLHQQLGFPRGRKIVRSLQRHPSIFEIYRHTDGKMWFGFTDFMEQLLEEESCIMNQMENDRVSVVRKLLMMSKDKRIHLSKIYHNRLLFGIPEDFRDRIGKYEDYFKVVVEEDGKRVVELVNWDPTLAVSALEKEYMVDEDKVKRAFKFPIKHGKALDLDEGDERKLNLLYTLPLVSPYSNGSELDLWTVEAEKFRVGLIHEFLSLTLEKRAYIHNLVEFKDEFCLTKHTYQMLLKQPGTFYLAGTEMNWCVFLKDAYGEDGVLLNKDPQVLFNEKLYRCSRVNET, encoded by the coding sequence ATGTCAATTTGGCGTCTTCTTTGGACCATATCCACCACCACCACTTCTTCCATTTCCAAAACCTCAAACTCCACTTTCTCTCAATTCAGACAACTTTCCACCTCTTTCCTCGTCACTAAAATCCCCAAAAAGTTCCGGAAGAAACGCAAGAAAAAAGAATCACCACGTACCACACTGGTCCAAACTCAACCAAACATCATCCCCTACTTCGAAAACATCCTCGTACGCGATACCCATTTCAGATTCCTCACTAAAACCAAAGAATTCCTGTCCAAACAACCCCATCATGTCCTTCGCCTTGACGATGCTGGAAAACTTCACCAGCAGCTGGGGTTCCCACGTGGCCGCAAGATTGTCCGTTCCCTCCAACGCCACCCTTCAATTTTCGAAATTTATCGACATACTGATGGTAAGATGTGGTTTGGTTTCACTGATTTTATGGAACAATTGTTGGAAGAAGAATCTTGTATAATGAATCAAATGGAAAATGATAGAGTTAGTGTTGTTAGGAAATTATTAATGATGTCGAAAGACAAGAGAATtcatttgagtaaaatttatcaTAATAGACTTTTATTTGGTATACCTGAAGATTTTAGGGATAGGATAGGGAAGTACGAGGATTATTTTAAGGTGGTTGTTGAGGAAGATGGGAAAAGGGTAGTTGAGCTTGTGAATTGGGATCCTACATTGGCGGTGAGCGCGTTGGAGAAGGAGTATATGGTTGACGAGGATAAGGTGAAGAGGGCGTTTAAGTTTCCGATTAAACATGGCAAGGCATTGGATTTGGATGAAGGTGATGAGAGGAAGTTGAATTTGTTGTATACGTTGCCATTGGTTTCGCCCTATTCTAATGGAAGCGAGTTGGATTTGTGGACTGTGGAGGCAGAGAAGTTTAGGGTTGGATTGATTCATGAGTTCTTGAGCTTGACGTTGGAGAAGAGAGCCTATATACATAACCTTGTGGAGTTCAAGGATGAGTTTTGTCTTACAAAGCATACTTATCAGATGCTCTTGAAACAGCCGGGGACGTTTTACTTGGCTGGTACGGAAATGAATTGGTGTGTCTTTCTAAAGGATGCATATGGGGAAGACGGGGTTTTGCTAAATAAGGATCCTCAGGTGCTGTTCAATGAGAAACTTTATAGATGCAGTCGTGTCAATGAGACATGA
- the LOC107784350 gene encoding uncharacterized protein LOC107784350 — MAICNCFCGPVRRNRKDKGDKRVPKTADVTSPAESPVKSAAKTDDSKSSSFVVPLPFGSSRSNVKVINHESPVKGDTEEVAYEGEDEHDENLSMKRDNSDFDLQARVHNSNDEYGQSFSKEINLNCSFECETNDRDHKKSEKDEEVVEIMKSGHISDPGFDKVESWASPRLQRSCSDLAIRDMFTKMSDQLSLSKSQSFDEMQRLAEKMTLGSPASVLTHRSADKVMLKKHSSSQLLPSRSRNLWWKLFLWSHRNVQGTGGIKQHPILAKMALNQQGGYSSDTLELGKGMKLSNLGSPSSFTAESLNKGRYDKGKDVLVDFQGASGFWPQNQWVAFPEESSRFMRISEWVKELPVHPPCLIDEHDLVEDDVDLPPSPDAGKSPARNSSLISPHPNTNVSEEVAHANAVIRSLNLSSTVAHIAGAGLKVIPAMSHLTSLRSVSLSCNFIVQITPGSLPRGLHVLNLSKNKIHTIEGLRELTRLRMLDLSYNKISRIGQGLSNCTLIKELYLAGNKISDIEGLHRLLKLTVLDLSFNKITTTKALGQLVANYNSLLALNLLGNPIQSNISDDQLRKAVCSLLPKLAFLNKQPINAQKAREVGTEAVAKAALGSSSRGTHRRATRKVVTGASSSASVHRSSASVAQKSRHRLRSRTQHQSSKTK, encoded by the exons ATGGCAATTTGCAACTGCTTCTGTGGTCCAGTAAGGAGAAACAGGAAAGATAAG GGAGATAAGAGAGTTCCAAAAACTGCTGATGTGACTTCACCAGCTGAAAGTCCTGTGAAATCTGCTGCTAAAACTGATGACTCGAAATCATCTTCTTTTGTTGTTCCTTTACCTTTTGGGAGTTCTAGAAGCAATGTCAAGGTAATAAATCATGAAAGTCCTGTTAAGGGAGATACAGAAGAGGTGGCGTATGAAGGGGAAGATGAGCATGACGAGAACTTGTCAATGAAGAGGGACAACTCTGATTTTGATCTTCAAGCACGCGTTCATAACTCAAATGACGAGTATGGTCAATCATTCAGCAAAGAGATTAATCTTAATTGCTCATTTGAATGTGAAACGAATGACCGGGATCATAAGAAATCCGAGAAAGATGAAGAGGTTGTGGAGATAATGAAAAGTGGACACATTAGTGACCCGGGGTTTGATAAAGTAGAATCTTGGGCTTCTCCAAGGCTTCAGCGCTCCTGCTCCGATTTAGCAATTAGGGATATGTTCACTAAAATGAGTGACCAGCTATCACTCTCGAAATCCCAATCTTTTGATGAGATGCAGAGATTAGCTGAGAAGATGACTTTGGGAAGTCCAGCATCCGTGTTGACACATCGCAGCGCTGACAAAGTTATGTTGAAgaagcattcttcaagccaactCCTACCATCAAGAAGTCGAAATTTATGGTGGAAATTATTTCTATGGAGCCATAGAAATGTACAAGGAACAGGTGGTATCAAACAACACCCAATCCTTGCTAAGATGGCTCTAAACCAACAGGGCGGGTACTCCTCGGACACACTAGAACTAGGGAAAGGCATGAAATTGAGCAACTTGGGGTCTCCTAGTTCATTCACTGCAGAATCCTTGAACAAAGGGCGCTATGACAAAGGCAAGGATGTCTTGGTTGACTTCCAAGGAGCAAGTGGTTTTTGGCCACAGAATCAGTGGGTTGCTTTCCCTGAAGAATCCTCTAGATTTATGAGAATTAGTGAATGGGTGAAAGAACTTCCTGTTCATCCACCATGCTTAATTGATGAACATGATCTTGTTGAAGATGACGTCGATCTCCCACCTTCTCCTGATGCTGGTAAATCACCAGCAAGAAACTCGTCTCTAATCAGCCCACATCCAAATACAAATGTATCAGAAGAGGTTGCACATGCTAATGCAGTCATCCGGTCTCTCAACCTGTCCTCAACGGTTGCTCACATTGCCGGCGCTGGTCTGAAAGTTATCCCTGCTATGTCGCACTTAACTAGCCTTCGATCTGTCAGTTTATCATGCaacttcatag TTCAAATAACTCCAGGATCACTACCAAGAGGTCTTCACGTTCTCAATTTATCAAAAAACAAGATCCACACAATCGAAGGACTGAGGGAATTAACACGTCTGCGCATGCTTGACCTAAGTTACAACAAAATCTCTCGAATTGGACAAG GTTTGTCGAATTGTACGCTCATCAAAGAACTCTACTTGGCTGGTAACAAAATAAGCGATATAGAAGGGCTGCACAGACTTCTGAAGCTGACTGTTCTAGACTTGAGCTTCAACAAAATAACAACAACTAAAGCACTTGGTCAGCTTGTGGCAAACTATAACTCTCTGCTGGCTCTAAATCTATTGGGCAATCCAATCCAGAGCAATATAAGTGACGATCAACTGCGGAAGGCAGTTTGCAGTCTGCTTCCAAAGCTAGCTTTCTTGAACAAACAGCCTATTAATGCACAGAAAGCCCGAGAGGTAGGAACAGAAGCAGTTGCAAAAGCAGCATTGGGCAGTAGCAGTCGGGGCACTCATAGAAGAGCAACCAGGAAAGTTGTAACTGGAGCTTCTTCATCTGCTAGCGTGCATAGGAGCAGCGCCAGTGTTGCTCAAAAGAGTAGGCATAGGCTAAGAAGCCGAACTCAACACCAGTCTTCCAAAACCAAGTGA